CCATACAGTTTAGTACTTAAAGACAAACTGGCTGAATAGTTGGAAACACGATAAAAGCCATTAATAGTATCATTCAGATTCTGTTCCAAACGCCCTGTTTCCTCATTATACGTCTGATTTATCTTGCGGGTGTACCAACGCTCCGTATAATTCACCGAAGGATTGACCTGCAAATACTTGAACAGTGTAAAAGTAGCACTGACAGGAATATTATGGTTCATCGCATTTTCCCATCCGCTGATGCCGGTCTTGAACAGACGGTCGTCTTTAGTACGGATACTGTTCGTCAGACGTCCTGTATAGCTGACAGAAATCTTCTCATACCAACGCTCGGCTCCGGCAGCCTTCTTCCGCTTGAAGGGAAACAGACGGCTCAATGTAATATTAAGGTCAGGAAGCGTTACTGCAATGGATGAGTCACGCATGGTCTGCGCAATATTGGTCGTTCCAGACAAGGTCAGACCGATATCGGGGAAACTACGGGAGTAACTGATACTTGATGTCTTTGTATTCTGAGTCAACAACTGGGAGTTATAAAGGTTGTTGATGTTAGATCGTTCGTAACTACTGGTAGAGAAGTTCACACTGGCGGAGAAAGTACTGTTCGGACTTGCCTTGGCATCCTGACGGTGGTTCCACACTACCTTGAAGTCTTTGGCAACCGTATAATCCGGCATTCCTTTGTCTCCGGTCTTGGTCACCTGATAATCCGCCTGCAATGTACCGGAGTATTTGTACCTCTTATTATAATTGGTCAATCCGGAAAGCCGCCATGAACCTTTCGTGAATATATCTCCTGTCAGCTTCAAGTCCATGATGTCACTCATAGCAAAGTAATATCCGCCTTCCGCCAGACCGAAACCACGGCTTGAATCATCCATATACGTCGGCATAATGAAACCCGAAGAATAGCTGCTGGAGAAAGGGAAGAAGAAAAACGGCACAGCCAGCGGCAGGGGAACATCTTCCACCACAAGATAGGCAGGTCCTGTCACTACATTCTTCTTGGGGCGCACTTTGGCTCTTGTCAACTGCATATAGAAGTGAGGATGGTCATGATGATCACAAGTCGTGTAGCGACCGTGCTCCATAAAGATTTCATCATTTGCTCCTTTCTTGGCTCTGCTACCGGTCACATAACCTTCACCCTGTTGAGTGATAATATCGGTGATTCCCGCTTTTTTGCTCTTGAAGTTATAGCTGATTGTTTCTGTATCGTATGCAGTTTCACCTTCTTTAAAGACAGGTTTACCTTTGATCGTTCCCGTCGTGTCTTTAATACCATAGGCGTGTACTGTACTACTGTCCAGATTCATGGAAATCACTTCCGCTGCCAGCTCAATGTTCTGATAGTTGACTTTGCCGCTACCATAAAGCGTAGCGGCACCTCCCAATGTAAAAGTGGTGGAGTCGTTAGATTCATAAATAACCGGTGCATCGAACGGTTGTTTCTTTGTCGGTGCTACAGAGTCAACGCGTACCACAACTGTATCCGCCCCTAACGAATCTTTCCTGTTAAGGGAATCCGTTTGTGCAGTGTTGGAGGCAATCATCCCTCTTCTTCGACGCTGAGACGTAGCCTCATCAGGAAGCATCAGCAAGACAATCAGCAATATGAATGATATAATTATTTTTGCTCTCAATGGCGCCATTAACTAATAGTTTTACGCTTGAAGTGGCAAAAGTACACAATCTTCATCAATAATGCGTGAGAATCTCCGTTATTTAATTATTTTTTAGTGCTATAAAAACAAAGAGCACCACCCATCAAAGCGGTTTAGACCTTCTTCACCATATTTTGCAATGCTTTTCCGGGCTTTTTCTACTGTCTTTTCTTCGTCAAGATGAGTTTTAGAAAAGAATTTATCGGCAAAACAGATTATTTGCTCTTCCAGAGTGACGGGCACCATCTCACGATGAGGAACAGGAAGCTGGCGTTCTATGATTTCTTCCAGTGTCAGTCCGGCTCCGGTGTGACGTTCGCAAACCAGTGCATGGCGTTCAAAACCTTCTTTTCGTAAAAGGTCTGCACCCAGATAGCCGTGCGCGATGTAGGGATGCTCTCCGAAACATTGGATGGTGGGAGCATCGGTCATAAAGATTCCTATATCGTGCAGAAGCGCGGCTTCTCTGACAAAGCTGCGGTTGATAGGTAAGTTAGGATGTGCATCTACAATCTTCAAAGCTTTTTGGGCTACAGAAAGGCTATGTATTAGTAGAATGTGTCGTTGTTCCGTATCCTGCGGATAAAATTTGTCGATGATTTCTATTGGATTCATACTTTTTCACTAGTTATTACTTGTTCCCTTACTGATAAATGATATTTTTGTGCAATATTACAAAAATTTACTGATATGCAAGCCAGAAGTTCCCTCATTCTTTTCTCTCTGTTCATAATACTGTGTTCTACATACGCCAGTGGAAAAGTAATTACGGGTGCCGAGCGTATGGATCAATACCTGCCGTTAATCAAAGGAAAGCGGGTAGGAATGGTGGTAAACCACACTTCCATCGTCGGCACAGAGCCAATTCATCTGCTGGATACTTTATTAAAACAAAAAATCGATATAGTGAAAGTCTTTGCACCGGAACACGGTTTCCGCGGCAACGCGGATGCCGGTGAAACAGTAAAAGACGGAAAAGACAGCCGTACGGGAGTAACCATCGTCTCGCTCTACGGAGATAATAAAAAACCGACTGCCGCCCAACTGAAAGATATCGATGTAATCTTGTTCGACATCCAGGATGTGGGCGCACGTTTCTATACATATATCAGTACGATGTATTATGTAATGGAAGCTTGTGCGGAAAACAAAAAAGAGATGATTATACTGGACCGCCCCAATCCATGCGATTACGTAGAGGGACCTGTATTAAAAGCCGGATATAAAAGTTTTGTCGGAATGCTGCCTTTGCCGGTTCTTCACGGTTGTACTATCGGAGAGCTGGCGCAGATGATCAATGGAGAAGGATGGATGACTACCCAGGCAAAGACTTGTCCGCTGACTGTGATTCCCGTAAAAGGGTGGAAACACGGACAGCCCTATGCACTTCCCGTGAAACCGTCTCCCAACTTGCCCAATGCACAATCCATCCGCCTTTATGCCTCACTTTGCCCTTTTGAAGCAACACGTGTCAGTGTGGGACGCGGAACGACCTTTCCTTTTCAGGTGTTAGGCACACCTAACAAAAAGTATGGCGATTTTGCCTTCACTCCGCGCTCCCTGCCGGGATTCGACAAAAATCCGATGCACAAAGGAGTCACTTGTTATGGCGAAGATTTACGGAACGTAACAGACGTAAACGGTTTCACGCTCCGTTAC
This sequence is a window from Bacteroides thetaiotaomicron VPI-5482. Protein-coding genes within it:
- a CDS encoding putative LPS assembly protein LptD; translated protein: MAPLRAKIIISFILLIVLLMLPDEATSQRRRRGMIASNTAQTDSLNRKDSLGADTVVVRVDSVAPTKKQPFDAPVIYESNDSTTFTLGGAATLYGSGKVNYQNIELAAEVISMNLDSSTVHAYGIKDTTGTIKGKPVFKEGETAYDTETISYNFKSKKAGITDIITQQGEGYVTGSRAKKGANDEIFMEHGRYTTCDHHDHPHFYMQLTRAKVRPKKNVVTGPAYLVVEDVPLPLAVPFFFFPFSSSYSSGFIMPTYMDDSSRGFGLAEGGYYFAMSDIMDLKLTGDIFTKGSWRLSGLTNYNKRYKYSGTLQADYQVTKTGDKGMPDYTVAKDFKVVWNHRQDAKASPNSTFSASVNFSTSSYERSNINNLYNSQLLTQNTKTSSISYSRSFPDIGLTLSGTTNIAQTMRDSSIAVTLPDLNITLSRLFPFKRKKAAGAERWYEKISVSYTGRLTNSIRTKDDRLFKTGISGWENAMNHNIPVSATFTLFKYLQVNPSVNYTERWYTRKINQTYNEETGRLEQNLNDTINGFYRVSNYSASLSLSTKLYGMYKPLFMKKKEIQIRHVVTPQVGISGAPAFSKYWEEYTDNNGNTQYYSPYTGQPFGVPSREGSGTVSFSIANNLEMKYYDAKKDTLKKVSLIDDLSVNMSYNMAAKEKPWSPLSMNLRLKLTKNYTFNMNASFATYAYTFDKSGNVVEGNRTEWSYGRFGRFQGYGSSFNYTFNNDTWKKWFGPKEDEKDKDKKESEDGDGEDSEGTEDGTTTKKVEKAQADPDGYQVFKMPWSLSFSYSFNIREDRTKPINRYSMRYPFTYTHNINMNGNVKISNNWSLSFNSGYDFQAKEITQTSCTISRDLHCFNLSASLSPFGRWKYYNVTIRANASILQDLKYEQRSQTQSNIQWY
- a CDS encoding HD domain-containing protein, with the protein product MNPIEIIDKFYPQDTEQRHILLIHSLSVAQKALKIVDAHPNLPINRSFVREAALLHDIGIFMTDAPTIQCFGEHPYIAHGYLGADLLRKEGFERHALVCERHTGAGLTLEEIIERQLPVPHREMVPVTLEEQIICFADKFFSKTHLDEEKTVEKARKSIAKYGEEGLNRFDGWCSLFL
- a CDS encoding exo-beta-N-acetylmuramidase NamZ family protein, which gives rise to MQARSSLILFSLFIILCSTYASGKVITGAERMDQYLPLIKGKRVGMVVNHTSIVGTEPIHLLDTLLKQKIDIVKVFAPEHGFRGNADAGETVKDGKDSRTGVTIVSLYGDNKKPTAAQLKDIDVILFDIQDVGARFYTYISTMYYVMEACAENKKEMIILDRPNPCDYVEGPVLKAGYKSFVGMLPLPVLHGCTIGELAQMINGEGWMTTQAKTCPLTVIPVKGWKHGQPYALPVKPSPNLPNAQSIRLYASLCPFEATRVSVGRGTTFPFQVLGTPNKKYGDFAFTPRSLPGFDKNPMHKGVTCYGEDLRNVTDVNGFTLRYFLRFYRLSGEGAAFFSRPRWFDLLMGTDSVRKAILKGESEEEIRDSWQKELQTYRDMRQKYLLY